One segment of Candidatus Limnocylindrales bacterium DNA contains the following:
- a CDS encoding 2OG-Fe(II) oxygenase gives MTSESTARADDDTGAGPAGEQPLFDYARWEAQLPELTRRYDNDHPFPHIILENLISPEIAKRAVEDFPSADSGEWIQYRHVSEKKLGQNKRECIPPLHLSIIDEFNSPRFLAFLSKLTGIEGLVPDPGLEGGGLHQIPRLGFLNIHADFTAHVHQPLWARRVNLLLYLNPDWKEEYGGHLELWDRKMKGCTEKVLPVLNRCVIFSTNSDSFHGHPDPLTCPVGRTRKSLALYYYTVEAVEPERHSTDYRARPQDSRARAAFIWLDKKALRAYDFVKRRLGIDDRFVSRILRRFSK, from the coding sequence ATGACTTCCGAATCCACGGCACGAGCTGACGACGACACCGGCGCCGGTCCTGCAGGCGAGCAGCCGCTGTTCGACTACGCCCGATGGGAGGCCCAGCTTCCCGAGCTCACCCGCCGCTACGATAACGACCATCCGTTTCCCCACATCATTCTCGAAAACCTGATCTCGCCTGAGATCGCGAAGCGCGCCGTCGAAGATTTCCCGTCGGCCGATTCGGGAGAATGGATCCAGTACCGGCACGTGAGCGAGAAGAAGCTCGGCCAGAACAAGCGCGAGTGCATCCCGCCGCTGCACCTTTCCATCATCGACGAGTTCAACAGCCCGCGCTTCCTCGCCTTCCTCAGCAAGCTGACCGGCATCGAAGGGCTGGTTCCGGATCCGGGGCTCGAGGGCGGCGGGCTTCATCAGATTCCGCGTCTCGGCTTTCTCAACATCCACGCCGATTTCACCGCGCACGTCCACCAGCCGCTGTGGGCCCGGCGAGTGAACCTGCTGCTGTACCTGAACCCGGACTGGAAAGAAGAGTACGGCGGCCACCTCGAGCTGTGGGACCGCAAGATGAAGGGCTGCACCGAGAAGGTGCTGCCGGTGCTGAACCGCTGCGTGATCTTCAGCACCAATTCGGATTCGTTCCACGGACATCCCGATCCGCTGACCTGTCCGGTCGGACGCACGCGCAAGTCGCTGGCGCTGTACTACTACACGGTCGAAGCCGTCGAGCCGGAACGACACTCGACGGATTACAGGGCGCGGCCGCAGGACAGCCGCGCGCGCGCTGCGTTCATCTGGCTCGACAAGAAAGCGCTGCGCGCGTACGACTTCGTCAAGCGGCGGCTCGGCATCGACGATCGGTTCGTCAGCCGTATTCTGCGGCGCTTCTCGAAGTAA
- a CDS encoding 2OG-Fe(II) oxygenase has product MNANANATATADRQTRLELFDYDRYEAELDELAGKYQAGKPFPHLAFENFLSPAAAGEVARVFPTELDSHWIRYRHVNENKASTDRWDDFPPIIADVIREMNSPRFLALISRMTGIDGLLADPEIEGGGMHQAWTGGFLNVHTDFTMHRHNPTWRRRCNLILYFNDDWDLSWGGTLQLWDFEMNTVKATVPCLLNHAVLFNTPNALHGFPDPLTCPDDRSRKSLQWYYYTVDEAADALPVATTYYARPVDPPMKRLLVRLDNVALRAYAWVKRNLGLSDTLVSRVMSLFSQGKHHH; this is encoded by the coding sequence AGCCGAGCTCGACGAGCTGGCCGGGAAGTATCAGGCGGGCAAGCCGTTCCCGCATCTCGCGTTCGAGAATTTCCTGTCTCCCGCTGCTGCCGGCGAAGTTGCGCGCGTGTTTCCGACCGAGCTCGACTCGCACTGGATCCGCTATCGCCACGTCAACGAGAACAAGGCGAGCACCGACCGGTGGGACGACTTCCCGCCGATCATCGCCGACGTGATCCGCGAGATGAATTCTCCGCGTTTCCTCGCACTGATCAGCCGCATGACCGGCATCGACGGGTTGCTTGCCGATCCGGAGATCGAAGGTGGAGGAATGCACCAGGCGTGGACCGGTGGGTTCCTCAACGTGCATACCGATTTCACGATGCACCGGCACAACCCGACGTGGCGGCGGCGCTGCAACCTGATCCTTTATTTCAACGACGACTGGGATCTTTCGTGGGGCGGAACCCTTCAGCTGTGGGACTTCGAGATGAACACCGTCAAGGCGACGGTGCCGTGCCTGCTGAACCATGCCGTGCTGTTCAACACTCCGAACGCTCTGCATGGCTTTCCCGATCCGCTGACCTGCCCGGACGATCGCAGCCGCAAGAGCCTGCAGTGGTACTACTACACCGTCGATGAGGCCGCCGACGCGCTGCCGGTCGCGACCACCTATTACGCCCGGCCGGTCGATCCGCCGATGAAGCGCCTGCTCGTGCGTCTCGACAACGTCGCGCTGCGCGCCTACGCATGGGTCAAGCGAAACCTCGGCCTGTCGGATACATTGGTAAGCCGCGTCATGTCGCTGTTTTCGCAGGGCAAGCATCACCATTGA